One genomic region from Biomphalaria glabrata chromosome 7, xgBioGlab47.1, whole genome shotgun sequence encodes:
- the LOC106078394 gene encoding uncharacterized protein LOC106078394 gives MEKGDAIVALKQRMTRVTPLQDEPNFATSDETIVRFLKANDWKYKDAEKALLSTVEYRRQTRPLTVDCQYCHTRPGFHSMRQVGFDESGRPVMYSSFAQASVHKNTVEDLVTHVTYLIENAKVTMNSGVTTWVFVIDCTWMTMGACNPKLGYNVTSILSSHYPERLGMVICVNISPVFHGVWKAIKKLLSPGTVSKVRLVRSESKIRQVFGTFFSDELSAWLLEEIALNKCKPLSRGQLEFWNPPSGESRHDPRGTLSYVHGYINQFKREDAHVFPGHPKKHLPHPNIIDALSAEVAAVSLTPSEEAEREEALGASGRDDSNLIGVQDDVSDDDDEDSDSDAEDGDDRLQEASKLKPEGSNAKPKSEMVSASHGGSSGKPMSKLKKWITR, from the exons ATGGAGAAAGGGGATGCTATCGTAGCCCTCAAGCAGCGTATGACCAGGGTGACGCCTCTTCAAGACGAACCCAATTTCGCAACTTCTGATGAAAC TATTGTACGTTTCTTGAAGGCTAATGATTGGAAGTACAAAGATGCAGAAAAAGCTCTGCTGTCCACTGTTGAATACCGCCGCCAGACACGCCCACTGACAGTTGACTGTCAGTACTGTCACACACGCCCTGGTTTTCATTCCATG CGTCAAGTTGGCTTCGATGAGTCAGGTCGTCCTGTCATGTACTCCAGTTTCGCCCAGGCTTCCGTCCACAAGAACACAGTGGAGGATTTGGTCACTCACGTCACCTACCTGATTGAGAACGCCAAGGTCACCATGAACTCAGGAGTCACCACCTGGGTGTTCGTCATTGACTGTACAT GGATGACAATGGGAGCGTGCAATCCAAAGCTGGGTTACAACGTGACCAGTATACTGTCCAGTCACTATCCAGAGAGGCTAGGAATGGTCATCTGTGTCAACATCAGTCCAGTTTTCCATGGAGTTTGGAAAGCGATTAAGAAACTGTTATCCCCTGGAACTGTTTCAAAA GTTCGCTTGGTGCGCTCAGAATCAAAGATCCGTCAAGTTTTTGGAACTTTTTTCTCAGATGAACTTTCAGCGTGGTTACTGGAAGAGATAGCACTAAACAAGTGTAAACCTCTTTCACGAGGGCAGCTCGAGTTCTGGAACCCACCCTCGGGTGAAAGTCGGCATGATCCTCGCGGTACGTTATCTTACGTCCACGGCTACATCAACCAGTTCAAACGGGAGGACGCTCACGTGTTCCCCGGGCACCCGAAGAAGCACTTACCGCATCCTAATATCATCGACGCGCTTAGCGCTGAGGTCGCCGCTGTCTCGCTCACTCCGTCGGAGGAAGCCGAGCGAGAAGAGGCCCTCGGAGCCAGCGGGCGCGATGACTCCAACTTGATCGGCGTCCAGGACGACGTCTCTGACGACGATGACGAAGACAGTGATTCTGATGCAGAAGACGGCGATGACCGCCTCCAGGAAGCTTCAAAGTTAAAGCCTGAAGGATCTAATGCAAAACCGAAATCGGAAATGGTTTCAGCTTCTCATGGGGGCTCTTCGGGAAAACCTATGAGtaaattgaaaaaatggattacCCGATGA